CTTATAACTTCTGACTGCCTTTCTTGCATTAAAAATTAGGCTGAGTGACTTGTTTCTCTCACCATTCACGTTTCATTGTGAAAGTgagccactaggtggcagtagtctagcgggtaacacactcgcctatgaaccagaagacccaggttcaaatcccaattactaacattgtgtccctgaacatttacagcatttacagagatttactacctgagcaaggcacttaaccctgagtgtctccaggggggattgtccctgtaaatactgattgtaatgtaaatgttgtgttggTACCCTGTAGTAGATGTGAATCCAGTCCAATCCAACTGGCCCCCCTGCATTTAAATCCCGTTTTAGGCCCTCAAACCGCAGGGCGGTGCTGGTGTATATATCTGGATGAGGTGTGTGATGTACTCCATTCAAAGCTTTCAAAATTTGGTGGAAAGTGAAAAGTGACAAAGCGTGAACAACTTGTTCCATGGTTTTCCAAGATAAAAAggtttcactttaaataaaagcctAAGATGGTAAAAGAAATCGGCAGGCACAAGTTTGAGAAGttacaaaggaaaaaaagatgTTCAATGTTCTTCTCTGTATCTTGGTGACTCCTGGTGAGACTGTAGAACAGGGCTGGGCAAACTGTGGCCCGCTGAACATTGGTACagaattgccgaaaaaaggtcACAATGATGACGCTTCTCATTTGATCTTGTACTGCAATGCCTGTCTCATTAGACGCAGATGGATCTGAAGATCTTCTCCCGAACATGAcaggtttttacactgacttcCACGGCAAATGAGCGGCAAGCTGATGTGTGTCGACTAGCGAGAAAGACGCAAAAATGGTGAGGAGGCGCAGAGTTGAAACGGACTCGAGCCTCCGGCGGCTATGTTGTGGTTGCACCATCTGGGGTTGGGACAACTTTGACcgtgatgttaataaatgtataaacgaCATATAAATTCAGATTTGACGTGATCTGTCTGTACGTCTGTGTAAgagcatgtatttatttagtgtaCACAATAAAAAAGGCTTTCACCTGAAACTTGCACTCGTTTTTGGTAAGGCCACACAAAAATGTTGCGGTAGCGGTGAAAGAGAAAGCTTTTTAATGTAgggggtcacacacacacacacacacacacacacacatcatgcacTGATCTTTGCCTACATCTAGGTCAGgtatattctagttttttgCCTACGGCAAAGAAACTCTTTAAGCAGTGCAAGCAATGATACCAGTGTGGGGACACAGAAAGACAAGACAGTGGCTCAATAAGACAATTCAGTAGCCTTGTATCTCCCAGAGTGCAAAATGAGTTCATCATCATCTTCGCTTCTGTGGTGGCTGCCACAATTGGACAGGAAGTTGCATTGCGGAGTGTTTCTGACATCTGCTCGACAGACATGAAAAGGAGCGGGTTCAGTCAGAATGGTCCAAGCGTGCATCTTACCGTTAATCTTTTCAATCATTCTTTTTAACCTTACAGGTAAGACGTCATTATAGCGGTTCACACAGCTTCCAGTAAATGATTCTGTACAAAATCTTACAAAtgtatcttttatttttttctattctaggactatttatttgcttaaattaaattaaagtgaagtaatgTCTGTGatattgtcttttgctgctcttatcttgtactgtccattTCCTGCTGTGATAATgtcaatttcccacttgtgcgactaataaaggatcaccTTCTTCAAAGGTCTTTGCCTTAAAGTAATAATTTCGTTCAGTAAACCTGAGAATATTCATATAAACTTgagaatattcttttttttttacagatgctgCAGTGATTTGGGCTAAAAAAGGTAGTTCTGTGCATCTGCCGTGTCCCCTGCAGTTTCAGAAAGGAACAGTTTCTGTAGAGTGGGAGAAAAATGGAGCTCAGCAACTTTGTGGATACTATGTTACAAGGAATCATAGTTCCTTCCATTCAAATTCTTCAGAAATATGTCGTATAGGAGTAAATTCGTCTGGACTGACACTGTCGTATGTGCAGTACGACGACTCTGGAAATTACACCTGCACACAGAGGAGAATTATACCACCACCAGTAGAGGAAGCTTTACACACGACCAGTCTGCACGTTGAAGGTTCTTTCAATTTCCTTTGGTTTTGAAGTGCAATCTTTTGTTATGGGATACCTCATAATGATTATGAACACATCATCCTTGACTGATGTGATAATCGCTAATGATCAATGCAAATTACTTTGCTTACGCTTGAAtctttttttacaatttcagaCTTTTCAATCTAATGTGCGGTTTTATCTGCTCTATACAAGGTCTGTCCTTGGAGCGGCTGAACAGCAGTGTTCCTCACTGCATGGAGCTGCGGTGCACACTGGAAGGAGTGGAATCAGAAGATGCAAATTTCACTTGGAGAAGAGAAGGTCAAGGATTGCCAGAGCAAGTGTGGATCAATCACACTGCTGGCACGAGAAGCTCCTTGTTCCTGTGTAAACCTGACTGGAGAGAAGGTGACACATTCACCTGCTCTGCTACGCTCACCAACCGAACTCAGTTCAGTCAGAACATCTCAGTCCCTGCTGCCATGTCAGGTACAGTGTCATCTATCTATTTCAATGAGCTAGAAGTGTGCAGAACGGGCTTTATAAATGCAGGTCTACCATTACATtatgtgtacatttacagaGCTCTGAACTCTTGGATTACTTCTCTAATGTGGCTTATATTAGCGGgcatttttcatttcctttattTACAGGCCTGATACCCAACATCATATACAGTAGTCACATATACAGCATGATACAAGTGTATTGTGCAGGCCTGCAACTTTATTACATTGAAAAAGAACGGCATGTTATAATTCTGCTACCAGAAATGCATGATTGTGGATGTGCCCTGTTGTGGTCATTAATTCATGAGGACACATCTGCAGTACAGCTgcgaaaaaaaaatcatagaatCATATTTTTGATAGTTATGATagttaaaaatcatacaaacaCTGTATTTCACAAGGATAGAGACTTTATGTATTCTAAGAAAACATTGACCTGTGACCTGGTTGTCTGTATTTCAGAGCCTCGTACCAACAGTAATTTGATGTTGTTCATCGCATCTGGAGGTGCAGGGACTGTGGTGATCATCACTGTTGCGATTCTGTGTGTCTGCAAATGTAAGTGCAGACAGTTTAATGGCTGACTATCTGCCATTTTACCTCATTGTCCCTGATATGTCCCTTACAATCtgaatttgttctttttgtataataatatacaaCCATTCCTACCTCATTGTCCCTGATATGTCCCTTACAATCtgaatttgttctttttgtataataatatacaaCCATTCCTCAGAATTCCTTTGAATTGGGGATACTTAATATTCCTTTTCAAattagaagaaagaaagaaaatgaagtgattgtcattgtgagactctgcagcacagcacatggtgacacggtgaaatgtgctctgctcttaaccaccccgttggtgagcagtgggcagccatgacaggggagcagtgtgtggggacgctaccttgTCAAGGGGAACTCAGTGGCACTGAGTAATAGGCCTCTACTGTCCCCATGGTCATGCTTTTTAAGATAAAGGGGTTATTAAACCATTTACTTCCAAGATATTTAAGTTAATCTACTGCATATGAGCTTGATGGATACAAGAcgatgctggtcatgtgacaataactacagcgaaatatatcatataatattgttgatgaatggAAACAAGGCTAAATGTGgttcacaaaatacattttttactaaaatgtctcttcatttttcatCAACGAAAACGAGATAAGACAtgatttcctctcatttaatcatgttaatattatacattatttatcCATTTTATCTTCCATCCGGTCGCACAGATtacgtcacttcctcaatttCTTTTGATtacagaatgcttgtggtgggtcaAAGATATATGGTAGTTGGTTGGCAGGTGACTGGGAGAAAAATATGACGGGACTGTAGAGTAACAGCTTGGCCACCTGGATAAGATTCCTTGTCTTTTGAAAAGTCCACTATACAAATAATAgcaaaaaagatattttttttctgtgtgttttgcaggcAAGAAAAAAGCTCAGTCTTCAGGTCCTGTCTTCTACAACAAGGTGTACGAGAATTTCAGTTTCAGTACCCTGCAGAATGCAGAAGGCCAGGCCCTGGCAGCAGAAGATGGGCTTTATGAAATATGCTCTGTCAGCCCACCTCAGGCAAGCTACTTTTATAAGTAGGTGTCAGAAAGCACTTAATCCAGCCTTTAGATTGTGTGTTGTGCACGTACATGCAGGGTGCTCAGAGAAAGAATGCAGGAAAgtgtattttataaatgtaacattgctgtaaataatgtaaCTACTGTGACATTAATGCGTAATTAATGCAGTTATTTTGTAATGTGCAGGCACAAACACCTTTGGCAAACCTTTGTGTGATTTGCGCAGCACAAAAAAGTTATTACAGGCTTGGCGCAGGACATGGACTCacaagtgtttgtgtgtatgcatttcTGGGTAAAATACACAGGGGATTGTTGTGTGATTAACTGCAATGTAACTAGGaggaatggaagaaaaaaaattgcattgacAGCTAATATCCCCCAGATATGAACTGactttaataaatacaaaatccttgagcgcctTGCTTTACATCTGCCTTTTTTGACAagctgatgggaaaaaaaatggcaaagaaaATGCAGAAAGCAAAGAACCATCAATTCTACTCAGTCCTAGAcagaaatgtacattaaaaataaCTCTGCATGGTCCACTCTGACTATCCATCACCACTTAGTCCAAATAATTGCAGCTGCCTGAACCCACCCTGGGACATTGGATGCAGGGgggacacatgcacacacacacacacacacacacacacacacacacatatggccTATTTAGAGCCACAACATTGGAGGTGCAAGGCCACGAGACTAACTGATGCACCAACATTCTGGTCATTTTATAGAAATTGAAATCTAGATTACATACCAGCGGCCCTGTCCAGCATTCTGCTTCTTTCATTCTAAAGGGACTATCAGGACAGcgctgaaatgaaacaaaagacATGCTTGGGGATGGACTATtaacactgcatttaaataacCCCCACCTCAAAGGGGGGGCAAGCATACGGTGTCTAACCAGAGCTATGAACAAACAGCAGGTTGGGATTTTCACAGCACTGATCTAGGTGCACATCTGCAATGCACAACTAGAGGACATGCTGCATTGCAAACAGTGCAAATTGAGAGTAAGCTTCTAACCAGAGAGTAATGTTTCTAGCGCCACAGAAAATACATACTAACTAAGACTACACAAGTCTTTTTGGCAAGTCTTTTTGCCTAATCTCATAATTCTGCAAGTTACATGCAAGTACAATCTACACGATGGTGGGAGGTTTCATTTCTCAAGATGGACAGGAggatgtggtggagaatgtGTCACTGCTGATGAAAACAGGATTAGAGACACGCCAAAGAAACACACATGCTTTATTTGTTCCAAGGGAAATGACTTATGGTCATGGTCAATGAAAAAAGTTGACAAGGCATTAATGAAAAACTTGAGATTTCCATGGTTCGTACTTTTTATGTACAGTCTATCTGTTGACTTGCAGGCTATTTTTCACATCTTGCAGAAACAACTGGAGCTGAACATGTCCTGTGTATATTCTGTACGTCCTTTGAATATCATTGTTTCATTAAGACTTTTGCTATTGGCTGAAAGGCTGTCAAGAAATAATGGATGGCTTTGCATtgcaatatgaataaaaatgttgttgaATAATGTATACATACGGAATATGTACATCATCGAAACTCAGTCCTTGTCAGGGTTGACTgcacctggggactcacctgtgcccaatcagggtGCTGTTACAAGGCACtattcctttactttactttactttactttactttacttggcagatgcttttatccaaagcgacttacaagaagaagacaccagcagttctcattcggtttccatagattgtgagtcaaaaaactaagagccctgataagacctaaatgtcaagaatagaacatgctagggaattagTGCTAgaccatattttatttaatttttttgtgagtgtgtgtgttagttttagattcgtttgaaatactttttaaacaagtgagttttcaaatgtttcttaaaggtggtagtagtcttggctagtccaatggagcagggcaagttgttccaccagccagggacaacaaaggagaacagattCGAACCCTGCAACTGTTGTGTTGAGTTTTCAGTTCTGgtaatcgccacacgcctgcgggtttgtttttgttctcccctttatttcccctgttttcagccctCGTGCTGTTTTGAGTACGTCCCGTGCAGTGACAGTCCTCCAGTAACACCAGCAATCTACAGACCTGCAGCAACATGAAAAACTTTGAGCTAAACAACCAATTCACTTGGGTGATCAGGCCAAATATGCTTCAGAAATACGATCAGCAATAAGTTTTTTaatcataatttattttctttttcattcctaCCATTTATTCACTGGAAttgaaattttaaaaaaaatttctatCACAACAGGATGCTACTTGATCTGAGGCCGGGTTACTTTTTGAAGCAACAGGCACTGCTCAAAAgctgaaaactgaaaacagcCACCAGACTGAATCAGTCAATAAGTCTCATTTATCAACACTTCTTTAATAACccatgttttttaattattcccCCAATAAGGAATTACTGTGTAACAAAGTCAATGTAATGTGTTACTGTACTTGAGTGTATCTGTTCTTTACTaaagtatttgtatttgtggATGTCAGAGTTATATGTTGTCTCAACACTTATAAActagagaagaaagacacgaagcagttgagtTATTTTTACTTGCAAGGCGAGCGATCAGAGACGCGCATTACATCATGGTCTCAGTCGCTTCCTCTCCTTTTAGTTATCCATTTACCATAGGTtcacaccatataagcttatCAGAGGCGCACATTACATCATGGTCTCAGTCGCTTCCTCTCCTTTTAGTTATACATTTACCATAGGTtcacaccatataagcttataattaTCTTTCGCACGTAGGCTTGTTTCTTGGTAGGCGCTCCACAGTTGCCAAAGTCATGCTCGCTGTCTTCCTGCttctcagcagctgcaggcctcctcttatgaCGTCTCGGTCACTCTGTCCTGTAAAGTGTCCTGCAAAACATCCTTTGACCCGCAGTTTCTCCCATCCAAGAGATTAATATAGTTTGCGTAGTCCAAAGCTTagtacagtttaatacatgttagATATATAAAAagggtaattgcatgataacttatatacatttttccaacagtgGAGACTATTTACTCCACTactgtgtttccttttttacataaaaaaatctaacctTTGACCTGTTAGATCAAAAGTAAAATGCAAAGCGGCATGCAGCATCAGAGAAACGCACACGTTCCACATCTCCTGCGATGCTTTAGAAGGATACAACCAGGGTTGCCACATcttaaatgttgaagtatcaTACCAGCAGCTTAAAGTTATTGTATTTGTGCACACACAATGTCCATTCTGACGAATATTATACACATATTATCATAGACTTATGACAATTACAGTGTacaatgcaacttttacctgcAGAGTGTTTATgttatgttaaataataatcaacAAGTTAGTGGggatttaagtgtgtgtgcaggtgtgaaTAAAGAAATGTGCAAGGAGCAGAAAAATTACAGTATGAGGTAACTGGAGGGGATGTGTAAAACAGTAAAGCAGTGGTTGCCAAACAAATAGcataaaattacagtaaaattaagtgaaaatcataaaaatactttaaattaCTGAACGCATGGCTGTATTGAAATAA
The window above is part of the Denticeps clupeoides chromosome 6, fDenClu1.1, whole genome shotgun sequence genome. Proteins encoded here:
- the LOC114792825 gene encoding uncharacterized protein LOC114792825, with the protein product MVQACILPLIFSIILFNLTDAAVIWAKKGSSVHLPCPLQFQKGTVSVEWEKNGAQQLCGYYVTRNHSSFHSNSSEICRIGVNSSGLTLSYVQYDDSGNYTCTQRRIIPPPVEEALHTTSLHVEGLSLERLNSSVPHCMELRCTLEGVESEDANFTWRREGQGLPEQVWINHTAGTRSSLFLCKPDWREGDTFTCSATLTNRTQFSQNISVPAAMSEPRTNSNLMLFIASGGAGTVVIITVAILCVCKCKKKAQSSGPVFYNKVYENFSFSTLQNAEGQALAAEDGLYEICSVSPPQASYFYKQLQLYPNGMNGFSVCLSGDG